In Hyphomicrobiales bacterium, a single window of DNA contains:
- a CDS encoding amidohydrolase: MAELIITNGKVLTMDEARPSAEAVAMAGGRIIKVGRSRDVMAERGRRTRVVDAGGKTVLPGLIEGHMHIVPGSLELSMLNVTGLNGLEAVRSAVQAYAAGHPGGALIVGNGLSYVAFGNGRAATRHDLDHCLPDRPLVLYAPDHHTAWANTKALELSGILQGRALPPGHEIVMGPDGLATGELREPLAIAPAVAAATDYTRARAGLEGLEIDPHPGEDAFAADLAVVKRGLVHLAEHGITSFHNMDGNIYTMQLLHALEQRGELTARARVPFHFKPFMALAALDRARMLSAAYQSDMLRGGAVKMFMDGVLDSGTAVVLDDYPDAPGWRGDPLFSQERFNAVAIAADRLGLQIAVHAIGDGAVRMTLNGYEAARKANGKRDSRHRIEHIEIHHPDDLRRFRSLGVLASMQTCHAPGTSGLSLEPTISKIGKDKWPYAFAWQTIRKAKVPLVFGTDWPVSDINPLRAIHAAVTRREWGDSMKPQRQSLHDSLHSYTVMGAYAEFAEGRKGVLKRGAMGDAVVLDADLETIAPDDIERVKVQATVVNGQVVYER, from the coding sequence ATGGCCGAACTGATCATCACCAATGGCAAGGTCCTCACCATGGACGAGGCGCGGCCTTCAGCCGAGGCGGTTGCCATGGCGGGAGGGCGCATCATCAAGGTCGGGCGCAGCCGGGACGTGATGGCCGAACGGGGCCGCAGGACGCGGGTCGTCGATGCAGGGGGCAAGACGGTGCTGCCGGGGCTGATCGAGGGGCACATGCACATCGTGCCGGGGTCGCTTGAACTGTCCATGCTGAATGTGACGGGCTTGAACGGACTTGAGGCCGTGCGCTCCGCCGTTCAGGCCTACGCTGCTGGCCATCCCGGCGGGGCGCTGATCGTGGGCAATGGCCTCTCCTATGTGGCCTTCGGCAATGGCCGAGCCGCGACCCGTCACGACCTCGACCACTGCCTGCCCGACAGGCCGCTGGTGCTCTATGCGCCCGACCATCACACCGCCTGGGCCAATACCAAGGCGCTGGAACTTTCAGGAATCCTGCAGGGCCGCGCATTGCCGCCAGGCCATGAGATCGTCATGGGGCCGGATGGGCTTGCGACGGGCGAACTGCGCGAGCCTCTGGCCATTGCACCCGCCGTTGCCGCAGCGACCGACTATACCCGGGCGCGAGCGGGGCTGGAGGGATTGGAGATCGACCCGCATCCGGGTGAAGACGCGTTCGCGGCGGATCTCGCCGTGGTGAAGCGCGGCCTCGTCCATCTCGCCGAGCATGGCATCACCTCGTTCCACAACATGGACGGCAATATCTACACAATGCAGTTGCTCCATGCGCTGGAGCAGCGGGGAGAACTGACGGCACGGGCGCGGGTGCCGTTCCACTTCAAGCCCTTCATGGCACTGGCGGCGCTGGACCGGGCGCGGATGCTCTCGGCTGCCTACCAGTCCGACATGCTGCGGGGCGGAGCCGTGAAGATGTTCATGGATGGTGTTCTGGATTCAGGCACGGCGGTGGTGCTGGACGATTACCCCGATGCGCCGGGGTGGCGGGGTGATCCGCTGTTCTCGCAGGAGCGCTTCAACGCGGTGGCGATTGCCGCAGACAGGCTCGGCCTGCAGATCGCGGTTCATGCCATCGGCGATGGCGCAGTGCGCATGACGCTCAATGGCTACGAAGCCGCGCGCAAGGCCAACGGCAAGCGCGACAGCCGCCACCGCATCGAGCACATCGAAATCCACCATCCCGATGATCTCCGCCGCTTCAGGTCGCTCGGCGTGCTGGCGTCCATGCAGACGTGTCACGCGCCGGGGACCTCCGGGCTTTCGCTGGAACCGACGATCAGCAAGATCGGCAAGGACAAGTGGCCTTACGCCTTTGCCTGGCAGACGATCCGCAAGGCGAAGGTGCCGCTTGTCTTCGGAACGGATTGGCCAGTCTCCGACATCAACCCCCTGCGCGCCATTCACGCCGCCGTCACCCGGCGGGAATGGGGTGACAGCATGAAACCGCAGCGGCAATCCCTGCACGACAGCTTGCACAGCTACACCGTGATGGGGGCCTATGCGGAGTTCGCCGAGGGCCGGAAGGGTGTGCTGAAGCGCGGCGCAATGGGTGATGCGGTGGTGCTTGATGCCGACCTTGAAACAATCGCGCCGGACGACATCGAACGCGTCAAGGTGCAGGCAACCGTGGTGAATGGCCAGGTTGTCTACGAACGCTGA
- a CDS encoding DnaJ family molecular chaperone gives MSIWSNIAGAAQSLGSSVGDFFAGFSGKSSVPEKSVAFTIGMIALGAKMAKADGVVTKDEVLAFKQVFHVPEKDMAAVQRVFDLAKQDIAGFESYAEQVARLFVPKSSVLENVLDGLFHIAKADHAIHERELEYLEAVGVIFGFKGEEFARIRARHVSIAEDPYDVLGVTRGASADEIKKHYRKLARDLHPDRQIAEGVPEEMVELASNRLARINVAYEQVMKGLPA, from the coding sequence ATGTCCATCTGGTCAAACATTGCCGGGGCGGCGCAATCGCTTGGCTCCTCAGTCGGTGATTTCTTTGCGGGGTTTTCCGGCAAGAGTTCCGTTCCCGAAAAATCCGTTGCCTTCACCATCGGCATGATTGCCCTTGGCGCGAAGATGGCCAAGGCCGATGGCGTCGTCACGAAGGACGAAGTGCTCGCCTTCAAGCAGGTGTTCCACGTTCCCGAGAAGGACATGGCGGCGGTGCAGCGGGTCTTCGACCTCGCCAAGCAGGACATCGCCGGATTCGAAAGCTACGCCGAACAGGTGGCCCGGCTCTTCGTGCCCAAGTCATCCGTGCTGGAAAACGTCCTGGACGGCCTGTTCCACATCGCCAAGGCAGACCACGCCATTCACGAGCGCGAGTTGGAATACCTTGAAGCCGTGGGCGTCATCTTCGGGTTCAAGGGCGAGGAGTTCGCGCGCATCCGGGCGCGGCATGTGTCGATCGCGGAAGACCCCTATGACGTACTCGGCGTGACGCGCGGCGCATCGGCGGATGAAATCAAGAAGCACTACCGCAAGCTCGCCCGTGACCTGCATCCCGACAGGCAGATCGCCGAGGGCGTGCCTGAGGAAATGGTTGAACTGGCCAGCAACCGGCTGGCGCGCATCAACGTCGCTTATGAGCAGGTCATGAAGGGACTGCCGGCGTGA
- a CDS encoding metalloregulator ArsR/SmtB family transcription factor: protein MDELLAGLKAIAETTRIRILFVLSHGELNVTELTHILGQSQPRVSRHLKLMAEAGLLSRNKEGNWVLFRLRNEGLGGALARALVDMLPGSDAILTGDLARLDEVRRQREERAQAYFSANAEHWSNLRSLHVDEASVETAMQDLAGARGINTLVDLGTGTGRVLELFGPLAQDLYGIDASREMLAIARSNLEKHGFRQAQLRQADIYALPLADGMADLVTIHQVLHFLDEPQRAIQEARRILRSGGKLLIVDFAPHDLDELREHHAHRRLGISAEQMTAWLKRASLKLTRHVVLDPPWLKSRKGLTVSLWLAEAGTPVRTSFPSLAEVSR from the coding sequence ATGGATGAATTGCTGGCCGGCCTGAAGGCGATTGCGGAGACGACTCGCATCCGCATTCTCTTCGTCCTCTCCCACGGCGAATTGAACGTGACCGAACTCACCCACATCCTCGGCCAAAGCCAGCCCCGCGTCAGCCGCCACCTGAAACTCATGGCGGAGGCCGGACTGCTGTCGCGAAACAAGGAAGGCAACTGGGTGCTCTTCCGCCTGCGCAACGAAGGATTGGGCGGAGCCCTCGCCCGTGCCCTCGTGGACATGCTGCCGGGAAGCGACGCCATCCTCACGGGTGATCTCGCCCGTCTCGACGAAGTACGCCGCCAGCGCGAGGAACGCGCCCAGGCCTATTTCAGCGCCAATGCCGAACACTGGTCCAACCTCCGCTCGCTCCACGTGGATGAAGCGAGCGTCGAGACCGCCATGCAGGACCTGGCGGGCGCGCGCGGCATCAACACGCTGGTGGATCTGGGAACCGGCACCGGCCGGGTGCTGGAACTCTTCGGTCCGCTGGCGCAGGACCTCTATGGCATTGATGCCAGCCGCGAGATGCTCGCCATCGCCCGCTCCAACCTCGAGAAGCACGGCTTCCGCCAGGCGCAACTGCGCCAGGCCGACATCTATGCCCTGCCCCTCGCCGATGGCATGGCCGACCTCGTCACCATCCATCAGGTGCTGCACTTCCTCGATGAACCGCAACGCGCCATCCAGGAGGCCCGCCGCATCCTGAGGTCCGGCGGCAAGTTGCTGATCGTCGACTTCGCACCCCATGACCTTGATGAATTGCGCGAGCACCATGCTCACCGCAGGCTTGGCATTTCTGCCGAACAGATGACCGCATGGCTCAAGCGCGCCAGCCTGAAACTGACGCGCCACGTCGTCCTCGATCCGCCCTGGCTCAAGTCACGCAAGGGTCTCACAGTGTCGCTCTGGCTGGCCGAAGCAGGCACGCCGGTACGCACGTCATTCCCCTCGCTTGCGGAGGTTTCGCGATGA
- the rsmH gene encoding 16S rRNA (cytosine(1402)-N(4))-methyltransferase RsmH, whose translation MSTSPHSPGPAPEAHPAQHIPVLLDEVLQALAPVAGEVFIDGTFGAGGYTRAILGHADCQVIAIDRDPAAIRDGQGLVAVSGGRLRLVHGTFATMEDIAAGKVDGVVLDIGVSSMQLDQAERGFSFLRDGPLDMRMSGEGFSAADVVNTLPAEALADIIFVLGEEHKSRSIARAIVKARETEPLRTTFDLVRAVERATGPQRAKDRTHPATRTFQALRIHVNGELDELAAALFAAERILKPGGRLVVVTFHSLEDRLVKRFFALRSGHVPSASRHAPGLEQKPDPSFTLPFKGHVDASAAECARNPRARSAKLRAGVRTDAPPMAADAVLIGNPQLKPVRH comes from the coding sequence GTGTCAACGTCTCCCCACTCCCCCGGTCCGGCACCTGAGGCCCATCCCGCGCAGCACATTCCCGTGCTGCTGGATGAGGTGTTGCAGGCGCTTGCGCCTGTGGCAGGCGAGGTTTTCATCGATGGCACATTCGGGGCGGGCGGATATACGCGGGCCATTCTTGGCCACGCCGATTGCCAGGTGATTGCTATCGACCGCGATCCCGCTGCCATCCGTGATGGGCAGGGGCTCGTTGCCGTTTCCGGCGGGCGGCTCAGGCTGGTCCACGGCACCTTCGCCACAATGGAAGACATCGCCGCCGGGAAGGTGGATGGCGTTGTCCTGGACATCGGCGTGTCCTCCATGCAGCTCGACCAGGCGGAACGGGGATTCTCGTTCCTGCGCGATGGTCCGCTCGACATGCGCATGTCGGGGGAGGGGTTCTCCGCGGCGGATGTGGTCAACACGCTGCCAGCGGAGGCGCTGGCCGACATCATCTTTGTGCTGGGCGAGGAACACAAGTCGCGCAGCATCGCCCGCGCCATCGTGAAGGCGCGCGAGACGGAACCGTTGCGCACGACCTTCGACCTTGTGCGCGCCGTGGAACGCGCCACGGGGCCGCAGCGCGCCAAGGACCGCACGCATCCTGCCACGCGCACCTTCCAGGCGTTGCGCATTCACGTGAATGGCGAACTTGACGAACTGGCGGCGGCGCTGTTTGCAGCCGAACGCATTCTCAAGCCCGGCGGGCGGCTGGTGGTGGTGACATTCCATTCGCTGGAAGACCGGCTGGTGAAGCGCTTCTTCGCCCTGCGGAGCGGCCATGTTCCGTCGGCCTCGCGCCATGCGCCGGGCCTGGAGCAGAAACCGGATCCTTCGTTTACGTTGCCGTTCAAGGGTCACGTCGATGCCTCCGCTGCTGAATGCGCCCGCAATCCGCGCGCCCGCTCCGCCAAGCTGCGCGCCGGTGTTCGCACTGATGCTCCCCCGATGGCAGCCGATGCGGTGCTGATCGGCAATCCCCAACTGAAACCGGTGAGACACTGA
- a CDS encoding extensin family protein — protein sequence MRRIMSVAGTILLAVALVACSGGRERPRSSRQVETPPPPMACAVDPRQFAEAEKVRDFGNGRGCGVRNAWRVYSINGVRLSQPTVVNCAVANTLSHWLTDIVQPAAEDRFGERVTEIAVPDGYSCRTRNNVRGAKLSEHAQGNAIDVSGFTFEGGDKITVEQGWFAGRKTRKFLADVRSEACGPFKTVLGPGVAYHKDHLHFDLQRHRSGGSYCR from the coding sequence ATGCGTCGTATTATGTCTGTGGCAGGAACGATCCTGCTTGCGGTGGCCCTTGTCGCCTGTTCGGGCGGCCGTGAAAGGCCCCGTTCTTCCCGTCAGGTTGAAACGCCGCCGCCGCCCATGGCGTGCGCGGTTGATCCGCGCCAGTTCGCCGAGGCCGAGAAGGTGCGCGATTTCGGCAATGGCCGCGGCTGTGGCGTGCGCAATGCCTGGCGAGTCTATTCCATCAATGGTGTCCGTCTTTCGCAGCCCACCGTCGTCAATTGCGCCGTGGCCAACACCCTTTCGCACTGGCTGACGGACATCGTGCAGCCCGCCGCCGAGGACCGTTTCGGTGAGCGCGTGACGGAGATCGCGGTTCCCGACGGTTACTCCTGCCGCACCCGCAACAATGTGCGGGGCGCGAAGCTCAGCGAACATGCACAGGGCAATGCCATCGACGTCTCCGGCTTTACCTTCGAGGGCGGGGACAAGATCACCGTGGAGCAGGGCTGGTTCGCGGGCCGCAAGACGCGGAAATTCCTTGCCGACGTGCGCTCAGAGGCCTGTGGTCCCTTCAAGACGGTGCTCGGACCGGGAGTGGCCTACCACAAGGATCACCTGCATTTCGACCTGCAGCGGCACCGGAGCGGCGGCAGCTACTGCCGCTGA
- the ftsL gene encoding cell division protein FtsL, which produces MLKIINAFLVMTVLVSGYALYGLEHATRGEERRIAASKRKIDEAREAIKLLKAEWSSLTRPERIQKLAQQSLNLEPTRAQQFVSLDDLLTKVPESVPVKLEEDGKDPIGDILKKMQ; this is translated from the coding sequence ATGCTCAAGATCATCAATGCGTTCCTCGTGATGACCGTGCTGGTGTCTGGCTACGCGCTCTATGGGCTGGAACATGCCACACGCGGCGAAGAGCGGCGCATCGCCGCCAGCAAGCGCAAGATTGATGAAGCGCGCGAGGCGATCAAGCTGCTCAAGGCGGAATGGAGCAGCCTGACGCGGCCGGAGCGCATCCAGAAGCTCGCCCAGCAAAGCCTCAACCTCGAGCCCACGCGGGCGCAGCAATTCGTGAGCCTTGACGACCTCCTGACGAAGGTGCCGGAAAGTGTGCCGGTGAAACTGGAGGAAGACGGCAAGGACCCCATTGGTGACATCCTGAAGAAGATGCAATGA
- a CDS encoding ABC transporter substrate-binding protein, whose protein sequence is MLTRRSVLAGFATALLAAPALAEDHPSLVYMRQVAKDMLAAHRQGTVAAFLRVVQRHADIPDIAQDALGKYSGSLQASQRGRYQKGVATYLARYFALSSRDYTVAKYELGDASVNKDKDVLISSRVYLMTGQTYTVSWKLVWRGGHYKVRDVSVLGFWLTNFQRKDFTDYLAKRNGNINMLITALYG, encoded by the coding sequence ATGCTCACTCGCCGTTCCGTTCTTGCGGGGTTCGCCACCGCATTGCTCGCCGCACCGGCCTTGGCCGAGGATCACCCGTCGCTTGTCTACATGCGTCAGGTGGCCAAGGACATGCTTGCCGCCCACCGCCAGGGAACGGTCGCCGCCTTCCTGCGCGTGGTGCAGCGCCATGCCGACATTCCCGATATTGCCCAGGACGCGCTGGGGAAATACAGCGGCAGCCTGCAGGCCTCGCAGCGCGGGCGTTACCAGAAGGGCGTGGCGACCTATCTCGCCCGCTATTTCGCGCTGAGCTCGCGTGACTACACGGTGGCGAAGTATGAACTGGGCGACGCTTCGGTGAACAAGGACAAGGACGTGCTGATTTCCAGCCGCGTCTACCTGATGACGGGGCAGACCTACACGGTGTCGTGGAAGCTGGTCTGGCGCGGCGGGCACTACAAGGTGCGGGACGTGAGCGTGCTGGGCTTCTGGCTCACCAATTTCCAGCGCAAGGACTTCACCGACTACCTCGCCAAGCGCAACGGCAACATCAACATGTTGATCACTGCCCTCTACGGCTGA
- a CDS encoding penicillin-binding protein 2, translated as MMLRHKTITPLAGTPRLAGQNRIRLLGLGFALAFTAIGGQLVRINVLKPAEDVNTELAKHQDRIPRPDIVDRYGNVLATDIAVASLYADPRKVPDVDEAVELLSAALPDVDAADLRRKLLKPKSAFAWIKRQVSPEERDAVYNLGIPGVAYINERKRVYPQGRLAAHTVGYVDMDTKGIAGIEKYLDNAGAIYTASLADPQKQIAAPAELSLDIRVQHVMTDEIGKAIVKFKAIAGGGIILDIETGEIVALVSLPDYNPNAEPKVFTKDQQNRMLSGVYELGSVIKAVTFAMAFDYGTITMSSKFDARFPLAIGSARINDFHAQRRILTVPEVFTNSSNIGTAKMALDVGLERHQAFLRKVGLFDKLETEVPETAHPLLPKRWSRIVSATAAFGHGFAVQPLQGLSVVAGILNDGKLIPPTFIKRSKEEAEVLAQQIIKPSTSEKMRTLFRLNADEGSASKANVIGYRVGGKTGTAEKVVHGRYSKDRRLSSFIGAFPMDKPKYAVFVMLDEPQALPETYGFATAGWNAVPTAGTIIERIAPMLGIEPTFTEADLEKLAKLEKQKKN; from the coding sequence ATGATGTTGCGACACAAGACCATTACGCCCCTTGCAGGTACACCGCGTCTGGCGGGGCAGAACCGCATCCGCCTGCTGGGCCTCGGTTTCGCGCTGGCCTTCACGGCGATCGGCGGGCAACTCGTCCGCATCAATGTGCTGAAGCCCGCGGAAGACGTGAACACCGAACTTGCGAAACACCAGGACCGGATCCCGCGGCCCGACATCGTGGACCGTTACGGCAATGTGCTGGCGACCGACATTGCGGTTGCTTCGCTCTATGCCGATCCGCGCAAGGTTCCTGACGTGGATGAAGCGGTGGAATTGCTGAGTGCTGCCTTGCCCGACGTAGATGCCGCCGACCTGCGGCGCAAGTTGCTGAAGCCAAAGAGCGCCTTTGCCTGGATCAAGCGCCAGGTGAGCCCGGAAGAGCGCGATGCCGTTTACAATCTCGGCATTCCCGGCGTTGCCTATATCAACGAGCGCAAGCGCGTCTATCCGCAGGGACGGCTTGCGGCCCACACGGTGGGCTATGTCGACATGGATACAAAGGGCATCGCCGGTATCGAGAAATACCTCGACAATGCAGGTGCGATCTACACCGCGTCGCTCGCTGATCCGCAGAAGCAGATTGCAGCACCGGCCGAGCTTTCGCTGGACATTCGCGTGCAGCACGTGATGACGGACGAGATCGGCAAGGCCATCGTCAAGTTCAAGGCGATTGCCGGCGGCGGCATCATTCTTGACATCGAGACGGGCGAGATCGTGGCTCTGGTGTCCCTGCCGGATTACAATCCAAATGCCGAGCCCAAGGTCTTCACCAAGGACCAGCAGAACCGCATGCTGAGCGGTGTCTATGAACTCGGTTCGGTCATCAAGGCCGTGACCTTCGCCATGGCCTTTGACTACGGCACGATCACCATGAGTTCGAAATTCGATGCGCGCTTCCCGCTGGCGATCGGCAGTGCGCGCATCAACGACTTCCATGCGCAGCGCCGCATCCTGACCGTGCCGGAGGTTTTCACCAATTCGTCCAACATCGGCACCGCCAAGATGGCGCTGGATGTGGGGCTGGAGCGTCACCAGGCGTTCCTGCGCAAGGTCGGCCTGTTCGACAAGCTGGAGACGGAAGTGCCGGAGACGGCCCATCCGCTGCTGCCGAAACGGTGGAGCCGGATTGTGTCGGCCACGGCTGCCTTCGGCCATGGTTTTGCCGTGCAGCCCTTGCAAGGCTTGTCGGTGGTGGCGGGCATCCTCAACGACGGGAAGCTCATTCCGCCCACATTCATCAAGCGCTCAAAGGAAGAGGCTGAAGTCTTGGCGCAGCAGATCATCAAGCCATCCACCTCCGAGAAGATGCGGACGTTGTTCCGCCTGAACGCCGACGAGGGTTCGGCGAGCAAGGCCAATGTCATCGGCTACCGCGTGGGCGGCAAGACGGGCACGGCTGAAAAGGTTGTGCACGGCCGCTATTCCAAGGACCGCCGCCTGTCCTCCTTCATCGGGGCCTTCCCGATGGACAAGCCAAAATATGCCGTGTTCGTGATGCTGGACGAGCCGCAAGCCCTGCCGGAAACCTATGGCTTTGCCACTGCCGGCTGGAACGCTGTGCCGACGGCGGGAACAATCATCGAGCGCATCGCCCCCATGCTCGGCATCGAACCCACCTTCACGGAAGCCGATCTCGAAAAACTCGCCAAACTGGAAAAGCAGAAGAAGAACTGA
- a CDS encoding ABC transporter substrate-binding protein → MTTLFSRRAALSLMAAAAASAVTAGDATADAVAETYVAKIGKEVLRLANAGTRGKATRNKFAAMLSKYVNLRGITMASLGTYQKQLPPGDKDKLNDLVTTYAAALFAWFVDDFKGQDFVVDRTAQQGKYLLVYSKIVKPGADEPIVWYLSPQGDGYRIVDLSVLGVRLSSAMRQRFSDELKKSKGNFEPLYAMLREAETW, encoded by the coding sequence ATGACCACGCTTTTTTCGCGCCGTGCTGCGCTTTCTCTTATGGCAGCTGCGGCGGCCTCCGCTGTGACCGCCGGCGATGCCACCGCCGATGCGGTGGCCGAAACCTATGTCGCCAAGATCGGCAAGGAAGTGTTGCGTCTCGCCAATGCGGGGACGCGTGGCAAGGCCACCCGGAACAAGTTCGCGGCAATGCTCAGCAAGTATGTGAACCTGCGCGGCATCACCATGGCCTCGCTCGGCACCTACCAGAAACAGCTTCCTCCAGGCGACAAGGACAAGCTGAACGATCTTGTCACAACCTATGCGGCGGCGCTGTTTGCCTGGTTCGTGGATGACTTCAAAGGCCAGGATTTCGTGGTGGACCGCACCGCGCAGCAGGGCAAGTACCTGCTGGTCTACAGCAAGATCGTCAAGCCCGGCGCGGATGAGCCGATTGTCTGGTACCTCTCGCCCCAGGGGGACGGCTACCGCATCGTTGACCTGAGCGTGCTGGGGGTTCGCCTGTCCAGCGCCATGCGCCAGCGTTTCAGCGACGAACTGAAGAAATCCAAGGGCAACTTCGAGCCCCTCTATGCCATGCTGCGGGAAGCCGAGACCTGGTAG
- a CDS encoding N-acetylmuramoyl-L-alanine amidase, whose protein sequence is METADIACNWLCVPESRVSCHYLIDEQGGIVQMVGEEMRAWHAGVSSWEGETDINSCSIGIEIHNSGHGGDYADFPATQMRVVAALSRDIVQRHGILPQHVLAHSDIAPGRKIDPGEKFDWRFLHGEGVGHWVPPAAISSGAYLQQGDGGTTVLALQGLLKMYGYGIDLTGEYDERTRVVVEAFQRHFRPTRVDGVADQSTIATLHALLQARPAGAAA, encoded by the coding sequence ATGGAAACCGCCGACATTGCCTGCAACTGGCTGTGCGTGCCGGAGTCGCGGGTGTCGTGCCACTATCTCATCGACGAGCAGGGCGGCATCGTCCAGATGGTGGGCGAAGAGATGCGGGCCTGGCATGCCGGCGTTTCAAGCTGGGAGGGAGAGACCGATATCAACTCCTGCTCCATCGGAATCGAGATTCACAACAGCGGCCACGGGGGCGACTATGCCGATTTCCCGGCCACGCAGATGCGGGTGGTGGCCGCGCTGAGCCGGGACATCGTTCAGCGTCACGGGATTTTGCCACAGCATGTGCTCGCCCATTCCGACATCGCACCGGGGCGCAAGATTGACCCCGGCGAAAAATTTGACTGGCGATTTCTGCACGGGGAAGGCGTGGGACACTGGGTTCCACCCGCAGCGATTTCCAGCGGCGCCTATCTTCAGCAGGGTGACGGCGGCACCACGGTCCTCGCCTTGCAGGGATTGTTGAAGATGTACGGCTACGGGATTGACTTGACTGGAGAATACGACGAACGCACGCGCGTGGTGGTGGAGGCGTTCCAGCGCCATTTCCGGCCCACCCGGGTGGATGGAGTAGCAGACCAATCGACCATCGCCACCCTGCATGCGCTGTTGCAGGCACGGCCAGCCGGTGCAGCGGCGTGA
- a CDS encoding DUF4112 domain-containing protein, translated as MTKTIDHAKQLQRLQRLARLMDTAWGIPFTRLRFGMDSVLGLVPGAGDAIGFGISAYAVILAHRMGAPPALLVKMLANAAIDAGVGSIPVAGDVFDLFFKANTRNLRLLSEFLEKSKKTQRS; from the coding sequence ATGACCAAGACCATCGACCACGCAAAGCAACTGCAACGACTGCAACGGCTGGCCCGCCTCATGGACACGGCCTGGGGCATTCCCTTCACGCGCCTGCGCTTCGGCATGGACTCGGTGCTGGGTCTTGTGCCGGGAGCGGGCGATGCCATCGGCTTCGGCATTTCCGCCTACGCCGTCATCCTCGCGCACCGCATGGGAGCACCACCTGCGCTGCTCGTGAAGATGCTCGCCAATGCCGCCATCGATGCAGGCGTCGGCAGCATCCCCGTGGCCGGAGACGTGTTCGATCTCTTCTTCAAGGCGAACACGAGAAACCTCAGGCTTCTCTCTGAATTCCTTGAAAAATCGAAGAAGACTCAGCGTTCGTAG
- the metF gene encoding methylenetetrahydrofolate reductase [NAD(P)H], translating to MTNTLRVSFEFFPPKVGDAEDSFWATVRRLETIGPDFVSVTYGAGGTTQDRTLATLARLTGETTLRAAGHLTCVGKSRDEVNAVIRAYKASGVNHIVALRGDPPGGVGTRFSPHPDGYRNAADLVRGIREIGQFDISVSAYPERHPDSVSIEEDLAFMADKAENGATRALSQFFFHNAFFLRLRDRIAARGIKINLVPGILPITNFARVCEFAAKCGAHIPPELEQRFAGLDKDPETRNLVAAMVAAEQVTALQREGVTDFHFYTLNRSDLVYAICRVLGLGAPAQGEAAA from the coding sequence ATGACCAACACGCTGCGCGTCTCCTTCGAGTTCTTTCCGCCCAAGGTGGGCGATGCCGAGGACAGTTTCTGGGCGACCGTGCGCCGCCTGGAGACGATCGGGCCGGATTTCGTCTCCGTCACCTATGGCGCGGGCGGCACCACGCAGGACCGGACGCTCGCGACCCTCGCCCGCCTGACGGGGGAGACAACGCTCCGCGCCGCCGGCCATCTCACCTGTGTGGGCAAATCAAGGGACGAGGTGAACGCCGTCATCCGCGCCTACAAGGCCTCGGGCGTCAATCATATCGTCGCCCTTCGCGGTGATCCGCCGGGCGGCGTCGGCACGCGCTTCTCCCCGCACCCGGACGGCTACCGCAACGCCGCAGACCTCGTGCGCGGCATCCGCGAGATCGGCCAGTTCGACATCTCCGTCTCCGCCTATCCGGAGCGCCACCCCGATTCCGTTTCCATCGAGGAAGACCTCGCCTTCATGGCCGACAAGGCGGAGAATGGCGCCACCCGGGCGCTGTCGCAGTTCTTTTTCCACAACGCTTTCTTCCTCCGCCTGCGCGACCGCATCGCCGCGCGCGGCATCAAGATCAATCTGGTGCCCGGCATCCTGCCCATCACCAACTTCGCCCGCGTCTGCGAGTTTGCGGCGAAGTGCGGCGCACATATTCCACCGGAACTGGAACAGCGCTTCGCCGGACTGGACAAGGATCCCGAGACGCGCAATCTCGTGGCCGCGATGGTGGCGGCCGAACAGGTGACTGCACTCCAGCGCGAAGGCGTCACGGATTTCCATTTCTACACGCTCAACCGCTCCGACCTCGTCTATGCCATCTGCCGCGTGCTGGGCCTTGGTGCGCCCGCGCAGGGCGAGGCGGCGGCCTGA